The proteins below come from a single Iocasia fonsfrigidae genomic window:
- the holB gene encoding DNA polymerase III subunit delta' has translation MGFKDIIGQDSAVELLVEQLKSRRVSHAFLFIGKDGVGKKRLALEFARALFCPEKEADACGICLSCKKVSHQNHPDIRLVEINEGDNIKIEQIRELQQEIAYKPYESDRKVFIIDQADQMTVQAANSLLKTLEEPPSYALIILLAEETDSLLPTVISRCQKIQLSKLAREEIEKKLKSEGVAPDKAEVIAGLADGSLGRALALLGDEEFLNSRQEVYSILYNLDKVDTVDLFKQADKLTTYLNNGLPLFELILSLFRDIILYKQGNNNRIVNFDFIDDIKVMGKKYKIEELIGIVNLTNTISGYIRANVKKDLALQNLLLKIRAKRV, from the coding sequence ATGGGTTTTAAAGATATAATAGGACAAGATAGTGCGGTTGAGCTCTTAGTTGAGCAGTTAAAAAGTCGGCGGGTATCCCATGCCTTCCTTTTTATTGGAAAAGATGGGGTTGGGAAAAAGAGACTGGCTCTGGAGTTTGCCAGGGCATTGTTTTGCCCTGAGAAGGAGGCTGATGCCTGCGGCATTTGCCTCTCCTGTAAAAAGGTGTCTCATCAAAACCACCCTGATATTAGGCTTGTTGAGATTAATGAGGGTGACAATATCAAGATAGAACAGATCAGAGAACTCCAGCAGGAGATTGCTTATAAACCATATGAAAGTGACCGGAAGGTATTTATTATTGATCAGGCTGATCAAATGACAGTACAGGCAGCTAACAGTCTGTTGAAGACTCTGGAAGAACCCCCTTCCTATGCGCTTATAATTCTGCTGGCAGAAGAGACTGATAGTCTGTTACCTACAGTTATTTCGCGCTGTCAAAAAATCCAACTGAGTAAGCTGGCCAGGGAAGAAATTGAAAAGAAACTTAAATCAGAGGGAGTAGCACCTGACAAAGCGGAGGTAATAGCTGGTCTAGCAGATGGTAGTCTTGGCAGGGCTCTGGCCCTACTGGGAGACGAGGAATTTTTAAATAGCCGGCAAGAAGTATACAGTATATTATATAATTTAGATAAGGTGGATACAGTAGATTTATTTAAGCAGGCTGATAAACTGACTACTTATCTAAATAACGGCCTGCCATTATTTGAGTTGATATTAAGTCTATTCAGGGATATAATATTATATAAACAGGGAAATAATAACAGGATAGTTAACTTCGATTTTATTGATGATATAAAGGTGATGGGAAAGAAGTATAAGATAGAGGAATTGATAGGGATTGTAAACTTGACAAATACTATTAGTGGTTATATAAGGGCTAATGTTAAAAAAGACTTAGCCCTACAGAACTTACTACTTAAGATTCGAGCTAAGAGGGTGTAA
- a CDS encoding PSP1 domain-containing protein, which translates to MEIVVGISFKKAGKIYYFDPGDIALVIGDNVIVETARGIEFGEVVLGKREVVEEEIVAPLKKVIRKATDRDQKKNARNKELEKEAYDICEKKIAKHGLPMKLIDVEYTFDHNKVIFYFTADGRVDFRELVKDLARVFKTRIELRQIGVRDEAKMVGGMGICGRPLCCSLFLRDFDPISIKMAKKQELSLNPAKISGVCGRLMCCLKYESKIYKRLKKEMPDVGEMVELDIGEGEIVERNLVKQTITVDIGADEYIEVEIDDLDNYEDDE; encoded by the coding sequence ATGGAGATAGTTGTAGGGATTAGTTTTAAGAAGGCAGGTAAGATCTATTATTTTGACCCTGGTGATATTGCTTTAGTAATTGGGGATAATGTAATAGTAGAGACTGCCAGGGGTATAGAGTTTGGTGAAGTAGTCCTGGGAAAGAGAGAGGTTGTTGAAGAAGAGATTGTTGCACCATTAAAAAAAGTAATCCGTAAAGCGACTGACAGGGATCAGAAAAAGAATGCTAGGAATAAGGAATTGGAGAAAGAGGCCTATGATATCTGTGAGAAAAAGATAGCTAAACACGGCCTGCCTATGAAATTGATTGATGTTGAATATACCTTTGATCATAATAAGGTAATTTTCTATTTTACTGCTGACGGCAGGGTAGATTTCAGGGAACTGGTTAAGGATTTAGCCAGGGTATTTAAGACAAGAATTGAATTGCGGCAGATAGGAGTAAGGGATGAAGCCAAGATGGTCGGTGGAATGGGGATCTGTGGCCGCCCATTGTGCTGTTCTCTTTTTCTGCGTGATTTTGACCCTATATCAATCAAAATGGCCAAAAAACAGGAACTTTCTTTAAATCCAGCCAAGATATCTGGTGTCTGTGGACGTTTGATGTGCTGTTTGAAATATGAATCCAAGATTTATAAGCGTTTAAAGAAAGAGATGCCTGATGTAGGAGAGATGGTTGAACTGGATATTGGGGAAGGTGAGATAGTAGAAAGGAATCTGGTTAAACAGACAATTACTGTAGATATAGGTGCTGATGAATATATTGAGGTAGAGATAGATGACCTAGATAATTATGAAGATGATGAATAG
- a CDS encoding initiation-control protein YabA codes for MDEEVLSALAYFQEQLEEMSLRFQKLKDITYKIYQENEELRQENEELKDIVFEKQKEPKGKGYSNLFRLYKEGYHICHPSFGERRKGDCLFCQKLMDKQFEE; via the coding sequence ATGGATGAAGAGGTTCTAAGTGCCCTTGCTTATTTCCAGGAGCAGCTTGAAGAGATGTCACTCAGGTTTCAAAAATTGAAGGATATTACCTATAAGATATATCAGGAGAATGAGGAATTAAGGCAAGAGAATGAAGAATTAAAGGATATTGTCTTTGAAAAACAAAAAGAGCCTAAGGGCAAGGGTTATAGTAATTTATTTCGTTTATATAAGGAAGGATATCATATCTGCCATCCCAGTTTTGGTGAGAGACGAAAAGGAGACTGCCTTTTCTGTCAGAAATTGATGGATAAGCAGTTTGAGGAGTAG
- a CDS encoding tRNA1(Val) (adenine(37)-N6)-methyltransferase codes for MEEITELIPGKLDLIQDSRFFKFGNDSVFLADFTVVKQGETVVDFGSGSGVIPLLLAFKQNPGKVIGLEYQAELVEMSRRSIIINQLEEQIEIIHGDLSRAGEYIKANTIDLLVSNPPYMPVDGGRISKGREKAIARHEIYCTLEDVIREGAKLLRFAGRMTMVHRVMRLAEIISLMKEYQIEPKRMRMIQSGVDSSPRVFLIEGRKGGKQGMRVEPPLIVYSRDGREYSPEVKGIYGGGAYG; via the coding sequence ATGGAAGAGATAACAGAGTTGATTCCAGGTAAACTGGATTTGATACAGGACTCCCGTTTTTTTAAGTTTGGTAATGACTCTGTTTTCCTGGCTGATTTTACAGTAGTAAAACAGGGAGAGACAGTAGTTGACTTTGGCAGTGGCAGTGGAGTAATTCCACTGCTTTTGGCATTCAAACAGAATCCGGGCAAGGTAATTGGTCTGGAATACCAGGCAGAATTAGTTGAGATGTCCAGGAGGAGTATAATTATAAATCAACTGGAAGAGCAGATAGAGATAATTCATGGTGATCTCAGCAGGGCAGGTGAATATATTAAAGCCAATACCATTGACCTCTTGGTTAGCAATCCTCCATATATGCCTGTGGACGGCGGTAGGATAAGTAAGGGGAGGGAAAAGGCTATAGCCCGGCATGAGATATATTGTACCCTGGAAGATGTAATCAGGGAAGGGGCGAAATTATTAAGGTTTGCCGGCAGAATGACCATGGTTCACCGGGTTATGAGGCTGGCAGAGATTATTTCACTGATGAAGGAATATCAGATTGAACCTAAACGGATGAGAATGATTCAGTCGGGGGTAGACAGCAGCCCCCGGGTTTTCCTGATAGAAGGAAGAAAAGGAGGCAAACAGGGGATGAGAGTTGAACCTCCTTTGATAGTATATAGTCGAGATGGCAGAGAATATAGCCCTGAGGTTAAGGGGATATATGGAGGGGGTGCTTATGGATAA
- the rsmI gene encoding 16S rRNA (cytidine(1402)-2'-O)-methyltransferase → MDKAGRLYICGTPIGNLEDISLRALKVLKKVHLIAAEDTRRTRNLLNYYQIKTSLKSYHEHNERERTGELISLLKEGKDIALVSDAGMPGISDPGKVIFKAAVEEGIELIPIPGPTAAISALVVSGLRMDRFVFEGFLPRSGKERKQRLAAIKGEERTVIIYESPYRLRDTLQELLDLLAERKVAVVREISKVHEEKVYGQVEEVLSFYADQEPKGEFVIVIEGRPAPEFSKEGWEDMTVLEHLKLIMDQGVSKKKAIKEVALIRGLPKRKVYSEAVVIDYIDNDNKF, encoded by the coding sequence ATGGATAAAGCAGGTAGATTATATATTTGTGGAACCCCTATAGGTAATTTAGAGGATATAAGCCTTAGGGCTTTAAAGGTTTTAAAAAAGGTCCATTTAATAGCAGCGGAGGATACCAGAAGAACAAGGAATCTATTAAATTATTATCAAATAAAAACAAGCCTAAAGAGTTATCATGAACATAATGAAAGGGAAAGAACAGGGGAGTTGATCAGCTTACTAAAAGAGGGTAAGGATATTGCCCTGGTAAGTGATGCTGGTATGCCAGGCATCTCTGACCCGGGAAAGGTAATCTTTAAGGCGGCTGTTGAGGAAGGTATTGAACTAATCCCTATTCCTGGTCCTACTGCTGCTATCTCTGCCCTGGTGGTATCTGGTCTGCGAATGGACAGGTTTGTTTTTGAGGGTTTTTTACCTAGGTCTGGTAAAGAGAGGAAGCAGCGTTTAGCTGCGATAAAGGGTGAAGAGAGAACAGTCATTATTTATGAGTCACCTTACCGTTTAAGAGATACCCTTCAGGAATTGTTAGACCTGCTTGCTGAAAGGAAAGTGGCTGTAGTCAGAGAAATAAGTAAGGTCCATGAAGAAAAGGTTTATGGGCAGGTAGAAGAGGTTTTGTCTTTTTATGCTGATCAAGAACCGAAGGGTGAGTTTGTCATTGTTATTGAGGGAAGACCGGCACCTGAATTCAGTAAAGAAGGCTGGGAAGATATGACGGTTCTAGAACATCTCAAATTAATTATGGATCAGGGTGTTAGTAAGAAAAAGGCTATAAAAGAAGTCGCCCTGATAAGGGGGCTGCCTAAACGGAAGGTCTATAGTGAAGCAGTAGTTATTGACTATATTGACAATGATAATAAATTTTAA
- a CDS encoding iron-containing alcohol dehydrogenase, whose amino-acid sequence MENFTFYNSTEIIFGKGEVNRAGEKTADYGKKVLLVTGGGSVKRIGLYDRVMNAFENADLEVFELTGIEPNPRISKVREGVDICLEKEIDIVIAVGGGSVIDTAKAVAAGVCFDGDPWEMFTMEGEPDEAIPVGVVLTLAATGSEMNGNAVISNLETEQKLAIHTPACLPVFSILDPVNTYTVPKEHTVYGIIDIAAHVFEQYFSHTESTPIQDSWAEGIIKTLIKESEVVLENPEDYNSRANIMLAGTMAINGLLSIGKDDDWASHAIEHELSAIYDIPHGGGLAILFPNWMKYVLSEGTDKFVQYAVNVFNIDTKGKSDQEIALAGIEKTREWFNSMGAPARLADYDIGEDKLEEMAAKAVSRGPLGSYKVLEKEDVLEIYRMSL is encoded by the coding sequence TTGGAGAATTTCACATTTTATAACTCAACAGAAATAATTTTTGGTAAAGGAGAAGTTAATAGAGCTGGTGAAAAAACAGCAGATTATGGGAAAAAGGTTTTATTGGTAACCGGTGGTGGTAGTGTCAAGAGAATAGGGCTTTATGATAGGGTTATGAACGCTTTTGAAAACGCTGACCTGGAGGTTTTTGAGCTGACTGGTATCGAGCCTAACCCGCGGATAAGTAAGGTAAGAGAAGGGGTTGATATCTGCTTAGAAAAGGAAATAGATATAGTAATAGCGGTAGGTGGTGGTAGTGTTATTGATACAGCTAAAGCTGTTGCAGCAGGTGTCTGTTTTGACGGTGATCCTTGGGAGATGTTCACTATGGAAGGGGAACCTGATGAGGCTATTCCTGTAGGGGTTGTATTGACTTTAGCAGCTACAGGTTCTGAGATGAATGGTAATGCAGTAATATCTAATCTGGAAACCGAGCAGAAATTAGCTATTCATACACCAGCCTGTCTGCCTGTTTTTTCTATCCTGGACCCGGTGAATACATATACAGTTCCCAAGGAACATACAGTCTATGGGATTATTGATATAGCAGCCCATGTTTTTGAACAATATTTTAGTCACACTGAAAGCACTCCTATTCAGGATAGTTGGGCAGAAGGCATTATCAAAACCCTGATTAAAGAAAGTGAGGTTGTCCTGGAAAACCCCGAGGACTATAATTCCCGGGCCAACATTATGTTGGCTGGTACCATGGCAATTAATGGCCTTTTATCCATAGGGAAGGATGATGACTGGGCCAGCCATGCTATAGAACACGAGCTTAGTGCTATTTATGATATACCCCATGGTGGTGGCTTAGCTATTCTCTTCCCCAACTGGATGAAATATGTATTAAGTGAGGGGACAGATAAATTTGTTCAATATGCAGTTAATGTCTTTAATATAGACACCAAGGGAAAAAGTGATCAAGAAATAGCCCTGGCTGGTATAGAAAAAACCAGGGAATGGTTTAATTCTATGGGAGCTCCCGCTCGACTGGCTGATTATGATATCGGGGAAGATAAACTGGAAGAAATGGCAGCTAAGGCAGTTAGCCGTGGTCCTTTAGGGAGTTATAAGGTTCTTGAAAAAGAAGATGTACTGGAGATTTACAGGATGAGTCTCTAG
- the metG gene encoding methionine--tRNA ligase — protein MTTKNTFYVTTPIYYPSDKLHIGHAYTSVAADTIAKFKELQGYDTMFLTGSDEHGQKIERKAAEAGKKPKVYVDEIVATFKALWERLEVDYDYFIRTTEDRHEEVVQEIFRKIYNKGDIYKGKYEGWYCTPCEAFWTERQLEGEKLCPDCGREVEWVEEESYFFKLSKYADRLLKHIKDNPDFIQPESRRNEMISFIEQGLDDLSVSRTTFDWGIPVPIDDKHVIYVWLDALSNYITAIGYLNDDENFNKYWPADIHLVGKDILRFHTIIWPIILMSLDLPLPKQVFGHGWLLTKTGKMSKSKGNVVDPNILIDDFGVDPIRYYLLREVAFGTDGTYSTEALIQRINSDLANDLGNLLNRTISMVEQYFNGVIPKSGLAEDVDEELKRFAAKTLELVDNSMSELKYAVALEEIWNLIRRTNKYIDQTTPWVLARDDNKKDRLGTVLYNLLESLRITAGLLKPFLVETPYKIGEQIGIRDMIEETNWDDLATWGLLPTGGIVSKAEPIFPRIDMEEYFAMVEERKKEQTVKEEKEGNDKQTGSGLINFDDFSKVDLRVAEILTAENIEKSNKLLKLQVDLGDEQRQLVAGIAKHYQPADLVGKKILMVANLEPATIFGVKSKGMILAASNDDGDLTITTVDKEISNGSRVK, from the coding sequence ATGACCACTAAAAATACTTTTTATGTCACAACACCTATTTACTATCCAAGTGATAAATTACATATAGGTCATGCCTATACAAGTGTGGCAGCTGATACAATAGCTAAATTCAAAGAATTACAGGGTTATGACACTATGTTTCTTACTGGTTCTGATGAACATGGTCAGAAAATAGAACGCAAGGCAGCTGAAGCAGGAAAAAAGCCCAAGGTATATGTTGATGAGATTGTAGCCACTTTTAAGGCACTCTGGGAACGTCTGGAGGTTGATTATGATTATTTTATCAGGACTACTGAAGATAGACATGAAGAGGTAGTACAGGAGATTTTCAGGAAAATATATAATAAAGGTGATATTTACAAGGGGAAATATGAAGGATGGTATTGTACACCCTGTGAAGCCTTCTGGACTGAAAGGCAGCTTGAGGGGGAGAAACTCTGCCCTGACTGTGGTAGGGAGGTTGAATGGGTAGAAGAAGAGAGTTATTTCTTTAAATTAAGCAAATATGCTGATAGATTATTAAAACATATTAAGGACAATCCAGATTTTATACAACCAGAGAGCCGGCGTAATGAGATGATCAGTTTTATTGAGCAGGGCTTAGATGATTTAAGTGTCTCCCGAACTACCTTTGACTGGGGAATACCTGTGCCAATTGATGATAAACATGTTATTTATGTCTGGCTTGATGCCTTAAGCAATTATATTACAGCTATAGGCTACTTAAATGACGATGAAAATTTTAATAAATATTGGCCAGCTGATATTCACCTGGTAGGTAAGGATATCCTCCGTTTTCATACTATTATCTGGCCGATTATATTAATGAGTCTTGACCTGCCTTTACCCAAACAGGTCTTTGGCCACGGATGGTTATTGACTAAAACCGGTAAAATGTCTAAATCCAAGGGGAATGTTGTTGACCCTAATATACTAATAGATGATTTTGGGGTTGATCCGATCAGGTATTATCTTCTGCGGGAAGTAGCCTTTGGAACAGATGGGACTTATTCAACAGAGGCCTTGATTCAGCGGATTAATTCTGACTTAGCCAATGACCTGGGAAATCTCCTGAATAGGACTATCAGTATGGTTGAACAATATTTTAATGGTGTGATACCAAAATCAGGTCTAGCTGAAGATGTAGATGAGGAGCTTAAAAGATTTGCCGCTAAAACTCTGGAATTGGTTGACAATAGTATGAGTGAGTTAAAATATGCTGTGGCCCTTGAAGAGATATGGAATTTAATCAGGAGGACTAATAAATACATCGATCAGACTACTCCCTGGGTACTGGCCAGGGATGATAATAAAAAGGATAGACTGGGAACAGTTTTATACAATCTCCTGGAATCATTAAGGATTACTGCTGGTCTTTTGAAACCATTTTTAGTTGAGACACCTTATAAGATTGGGGAACAGATTGGTATCAGGGATATGATTGAAGAAACAAACTGGGATGATTTAGCAACCTGGGGGTTACTGCCAACAGGTGGGATAGTCAGCAAGGCAGAGCCTATCTTTCCCAGAATAGATATGGAGGAGTATTTTGCTATGGTAGAGGAAAGGAAAAAAGAACAGACTGTGAAAGAGGAGAAAGAAGGTAATGATAAGCAGACAGGCAGTGGTTTAATTAATTTCGATGATTTTAGCAAAGTTGACTTAAGGGTTGCTGAGATACTGACAGCTGAAAATATTGAAAAAAGTAATAAATTATTAAAATTACAGGTTGATCTGGGGGATGAACAGAGGCAGTTAGTTGCTGGTATAGCTAAGCATTATCAGCCAGCTGATTTAGTCGGCAAAAAGATTTTGATGGTAGCCAACCTTGAACCAGCAACTATCTTTGGTGTAAAATCCAAGGGGATGATACTGGCTGCATCTAATGATGATGGTGATCTGACAATAACTACAGTTGATAAAGAGATTAGTAATGGGAGTCGGGTGAAATAA
- a CDS encoding redox-sensing transcriptional repressor Rex, giving the protein MKNRDYIPKATIERLPLYYRCLDKMAVFDGEEVVSSKELGGRLGIPSTQVRKDLSYYGEFGRRGVGYDVSGLKKSIGKILGVDRVWPAVLVGAGNLGRALVNYEGFNKMGLNIVSVLDADLGKIGNKIDDITVESIKEVERVVRDGSIELGIITVPGNAAQEVADELINAGIKSIWNFAPTRLIVPKDIIVRNEDLAVGIVSLIYHLSWNKHDKHGG; this is encoded by the coding sequence ATGAAGAACCGTGATTATATACCTAAGGCAACCATAGAAAGGTTGCCACTATATTACCGCTGTCTGGATAAGATGGCTGTTTTTGATGGGGAAGAAGTAGTTTCCTCAAAAGAACTCGGAGGTAGACTTGGTATTCCATCTACTCAGGTCAGGAAAGACCTTTCCTATTATGGAGAGTTTGGCCGCCGGGGGGTTGGTTATGATGTTAGTGGTTTAAAGAAGTCGATTGGTAAGATACTAGGTGTTGACAGAGTCTGGCCAGCAGTGCTGGTAGGGGCCGGCAACCTAGGTAGGGCACTGGTTAATTATGAAGGCTTTAATAAGATGGGGTTGAATATTGTTAGTGTTCTAGATGCCGACCTAGGTAAAATTGGTAATAAAATAGATGATATAACAGTCGAGAGTATTAAAGAGGTGGAAAGGGTTGTCAGGGATGGTAGTATAGAATTAGGGATCATAACTGTACCAGGAAATGCAGCCCAGGAGGTAGCTGATGAATTGATAAATGCTGGGATTAAATCTATCTGGAACTTTGCTCCGACACGATTAATTGTCCCTAAAGATATTATTGTACGTAATGAAGACCTGGCTGTAGGTATAGTAAGCCTTATCTATCATTTAAGCTGGAATAAACATGATAAACATGGAGGCTAA
- a CDS encoding CheR family methyltransferase: protein MPITFNDFKDTASDILNINLSGYKLKRVQRRTESLMRRHNIADYDECLRLLKNDPSFKEAYLSHFTINTSEFYRNPENFRYLEDKLLPEIFKNNSSVKIWSAPCSNGSEPYTLALILSESNYKKYQILASDLDPDILNTAKAGVYGSNSLENVPTGVFDKYFTLDQNSNKKYILSEKIKKQVAFEKMDLINDPFLKGWDLILSRNFFIYLTNEIKDMLCHKFSSVLKPGGYLFLGNTEFIFNPQKYGLEKVYSSFYRKL from the coding sequence ATGCCCATTACCTTTAATGATTTCAAAGATACTGCTTCTGATATCCTAAATATTAATCTAAGTGGTTATAAATTAAAGCGTGTCCAGAGGAGGACAGAAAGCCTGATGCGCCGCCATAATATAGCTGATTATGATGAATGTCTTAGGCTCTTAAAAAATGACCCCTCCTTTAAAGAAGCATACCTTAGCCATTTTACTATCAACACATCTGAATTCTACCGTAACCCGGAGAATTTTAGATATCTGGAAGACAAACTACTACCTGAGATTTTTAAAAATAACTCCAGTGTCAAGATATGGAGTGCACCCTGTTCAAATGGTTCTGAACCATATACACTGGCACTAATCCTTAGTGAATCAAATTATAAAAAATATCAGATCTTAGCCAGTGATTTAGACCCTGATATACTTAATACAGCTAAAGCAGGTGTTTACGGCTCAAATTCACTGGAAAATGTACCCACCGGGGTATTTGATAAGTATTTTACCCTTGACCAAAATTCTAATAAAAAATACATTTTATCGGAAAAGATAAAAAAACAGGTTGCTTTTGAAAAAATGGATTTAATTAATGACCCCTTCCTTAAGGGCTGGGATCTAATACTAAGCCGCAATTTCTTTATTTATCTGACAAACGAGATAAAGGATATGCTCTGCCATAAATTTAGCTCAGTCCTTAAACCTGGTGGGTATCTATTCCTCGGTAATACAGAATTTATTTTCAACCCCCAGAAATACGGCCTGGAAAAGGTTTATTCTTCTTTTTACCGAAAATTATAG
- a CDS encoding protein-glutamate methylesterase/protein-glutamine glutaminase, which yields MIKVMVVDDSLFMRQIFKNTIEESDDLKVIATASNGAKALKKLEDIKPDVITMDVEMPEKNGLETLREIMKLKHPIPTIMISAMDDRETVMKALELGAFDFIPKPDGSVSMNIDDITKSLILKIKAAARMEPKDPLKIKPITPYKSKISRKKPKKNFPIIAIGTSSGGPKALKAVLPVIPAGFPAALLIVQHMPAGFTTSFANRLNQESAITVKEAAEGDTMTPGLALLAPGNYHMQINKQGKVVLNQWATKWGVRPCVDYMMTSTSRHFKDRVIGVILTGMGSDGAEGMKNIKKNNGFGIVEDRSTALVYGMPGSTIKANAYDEILPLHQIPFKIIELVERRI from the coding sequence ATGATAAAAGTAATGGTAGTAGATGACTCCCTCTTTATGAGACAGATTTTTAAAAACACCATTGAAGAGAGTGACGACCTAAAAGTTATTGCTACTGCAAGTAATGGTGCCAAGGCACTTAAAAAACTAGAAGATATCAAACCAGACGTAATCACTATGGATGTTGAAATGCCTGAAAAAAACGGCCTGGAGACCCTAAGGGAAATAATGAAATTAAAACACCCTATCCCTACTATTATGATCAGTGCTATGGATGACAGAGAAACTGTCATGAAGGCACTTGAATTAGGGGCTTTTGACTTTATACCAAAACCAGACGGCTCAGTCAGTATGAATATAGATGACATAACCAAAAGCCTTATTTTAAAAATCAAAGCTGCAGCCAGGATGGAACCAAAAGACCCGTTGAAAATTAAACCCATAACTCCATATAAGAGTAAAATATCAAGAAAAAAACCCAAAAAGAATTTTCCCATTATTGCCATCGGTACATCTTCAGGTGGACCCAAAGCCTTAAAAGCAGTTTTACCAGTAATACCAGCTGGCTTTCCAGCCGCCCTATTAATTGTACAGCATATGCCAGCAGGTTTTACCACCTCTTTTGCCAATAGACTTAACCAGGAATCAGCTATTACTGTAAAAGAAGCCGCTGAAGGTGACACAATGACACCTGGTCTTGCCCTGCTGGCCCCTGGCAATTACCACATGCAAATCAACAAACAAGGCAAGGTTGTCCTTAACCAATGGGCAACTAAATGGGGTGTTCGGCCCTGTGTGGATTACATGATGACCTCAACCAGTCGGCATTTTAAAGATAGGGTAATAGGTGTTATCTTAACCGGTATGGGCTCTGATGGGGCTGAGGGCATGAAAAACATCAAGAAAAACAATGGCTTCGGTATTGTAGAAGACAGGAGTACAGCCCTTGTCTATGGTATGCCCGGTTCAACTATCAAGGCCAATGCCTATGATGAAATACTACCCCTACACCAGATACCATTTAAAATTATTGAACTAGTCGAAAGGAGAATATAA
- a CDS encoding MBL fold metallo-hydrolase, which yields MKIRVSVLASGSSGNSIYISSNKFSLLIDAGLSGKEISHRLKKIGVCAEELDAVLVTHEHSDHIKGVGVLSRRYDLPIYANELTWQEAASHLGKIQEKNCQVFKGDFSLGDLGISPFSTSHDAVSPVGYIISCGKTNIGVATDTGYISSEMEERLRGLDLLVIEANHDLDMLMNGGYPWHLKKRINGDKGHLSNDAAAALLPRLINSNFPRILLAHLSKDNNRPELAYITVKNSLENNGIYIDRDLKLDMCCRDKPTGLYELG from the coding sequence ATGAAAATAAGGGTTTCAGTTTTGGCAAGTGGTAGTTCTGGTAATTCAATTTATATATCTAGTAATAAATTTAGTCTTTTAATTGATGCTGGATTGAGTGGTAAGGAAATCAGTCATAGATTAAAGAAAATAGGTGTTTGTGCTGAGGAGTTGGACGCAGTGTTAGTTACTCATGAACATTCAGATCATATCAAAGGAGTAGGGGTTTTATCAAGGAGATATGATCTGCCTATCTATGCCAATGAGTTGACCTGGCAGGAAGCTGCTAGCCATCTTGGTAAAATCCAAGAAAAAAACTGTCAGGTATTTAAGGGTGATTTTTCCCTTGGGGATTTAGGTATTTCTCCTTTTAGCACCTCACATGATGCTGTTTCTCCAGTCGGTTATATTATTAGTTGTGGTAAGACTAATATTGGGGTTGCCACAGATACAGGTTATATATCCAGTGAGATGGAAGAAAGACTCAGGGGATTAGATTTGTTAGTAATAGAGGCAAACCATGACCTGGATATGTTAATGAATGGAGGTTATCCCTGGCATTTAAAGAAACGAATTAATGGAGATAAGGGACATTTATCTAATGATGCTGCAGCTGCTTTGTTACCCAGGCTTATTAATAGTAATTTTCCCCGCATATTGCTGGCCCATCTAAGTAAGGATAATAATAGGCCGGAACTTGCTTACATAACGGTTAAAAACAGTCTGGAGAATAATGGAATATATATTGACAGAGACCTGAAGCTAGATATGTGCTGCCGTGATAAGCCGACAGGGCTTTATGAGCTTGGATAA